From the genome of Erythrobacter litoralis, one region includes:
- a CDS encoding acyl-CoA dehydrogenase family protein, giving the protein MIGFTPTDEQEQLRNTARGFADRHIRPLVERIKQEGAPDDPWPHVKPIFEEGAALGFTKMFVPEEMGGLGGSCLDAVLVLEELGAADVGIAGDYFALTACMPLMAARAGGASGEAFVKRFAETPAMVLAGAQSEPDVAGSELMMAGPDAAFGPKLSARETDAGWVLSGRKSAFITNAGAADAYFILARTDPEQPVFSGLSIFHVPAGTPGLEVGRKTKLIGWPLTNHAELVLDDVKLPADALIGQRGGAAMTFAQVPEMPICLAACFVGLARAAFDHARAYAADRKSTGRPIMQHQAVALKLAEMGINIETARLHVWQAAAACAGDPMRAGMLLAPMAKATAVDMAIRNAELAVQVLGGYGITSEYDAGRYLNDAWIGWSCDFTRDVLYLGIAQALTADG; this is encoded by the coding sequence AAGAGGGTGCGCCGGACGATCCCTGGCCGCATGTGAAGCCGATCTTCGAGGAAGGCGCCGCGCTCGGCTTCACCAAGATGTTCGTGCCCGAGGAAATGGGCGGCCTGGGCGGCTCGTGCCTCGATGCGGTGCTGGTGCTGGAGGAACTCGGCGCCGCCGATGTCGGCATCGCGGGCGACTATTTCGCGCTCACCGCCTGCATGCCGCTTATGGCGGCGCGCGCGGGCGGCGCGTCGGGCGAGGCATTCGTGAAGCGCTTTGCCGAGACCCCGGCAATGGTGCTCGCAGGGGCGCAGTCGGAACCGGACGTCGCGGGATCGGAACTGATGATGGCAGGCCCCGATGCCGCCTTCGGACCGAAGCTGTCTGCACGCGAGACCGACGCAGGCTGGGTCCTGTCAGGGCGCAAGTCGGCCTTCATCACCAATGCGGGCGCGGCCGATGCCTATTTCATCCTTGCCCGGACCGATCCCGAACAGCCGGTGTTCTCGGGCCTGTCGATCTTCCACGTCCCCGCCGGCACGCCCGGCCTCGAGGTCGGGCGCAAGACCAAGCTGATCGGCTGGCCGCTGACCAATCATGCCGAACTGGTGCTCGACGATGTGAAGCTCCCCGCCGACGCACTGATCGGCCAGCGCGGCGGGGCAGCGATGACTTTCGCACAGGTCCCAGAAATGCCGATCTGCCTTGCCGCCTGCTTCGTCGGTCTCGCCCGCGCGGCGTTCGATCATGCCAGGGCCTATGCCGCCGATCGCAAGTCGACCGGGCGCCCGATCATGCAGCACCAGGCGGTCGCGCTGAAGCTGGCCGAAATGGGCATCAACATCGAGACCGCCCGGCTTCACGTCTGGCAGGCCGCCGCCGCCTGCGCGGGCGATCCGATGCGCGCGGGCATGCTGCTCGCCCCGATGGCCAAGGCGACCGCGGTCGACATGGCGATCCGCAATGCCGAACTCGCAGTGCAGGTGCTGGGCGGCTACGGCATCACCAGTGAATACGATGCCGGACGCTATCTCAACGATGCGTGGATCGGCTGGTCGTGCGATTTCACCCGTGACGTGCTCTATCTGGGCATCGCGCAGGCGCTCACCGCCGATGGGTGA
- a CDS encoding LysR family transcriptional regulator codes for MLESRRLRHFLAVYELGSIGRACEKLLLTQPALSKSIRQLEDELGVRLFDRTPMGVVPTVFGNALARHAKSIEVQFRNAEAQIQSLKGKAQGHVTVGIGPSVARNILPVATRTLHKLQPDIALTVIEGLVDDLLPRLRRGELDLMIGSWPPIADPMFITETVLVDRLEVVARAGHPLAGRPVLRSELLNYPWALPPASQKWRQSLDDLFLERALDPPKAQVVSNSAGYLEALIRSSDHISFLPRQLLDLENDEGLVTLDVEMETLEPEITMTLRERALLDASICEVVQVLRSIGADFTG; via the coding sequence ATGCTGGAATCCCGCCGATTGCGTCACTTCCTGGCGGTCTACGAACTCGGCTCGATCGGTCGCGCCTGCGAGAAATTGCTGCTGACCCAGCCCGCCCTTTCCAAGAGCATCCGCCAGCTCGAGGACGAACTGGGCGTGCGCCTGTTCGACCGCACCCCGATGGGCGTGGTTCCGACCGTGTTCGGCAACGCCCTCGCCCGGCATGCCAAGTCGATCGAGGTCCAGTTCCGCAATGCAGAAGCGCAGATCCAGAGCCTCAAGGGCAAGGCGCAGGGGCACGTCACCGTCGGGATCGGACCCTCGGTCGCGCGCAACATCCTGCCGGTTGCGACCCGCACCCTGCACAAGCTCCAGCCCGACATCGCGCTGACCGTGATCGAAGGGCTGGTCGACGACCTCCTCCCGCGCCTGCGCCGGGGGGAACTCGACCTCATGATCGGATCCTGGCCGCCGATCGCCGATCCCATGTTCATCACCGAAACCGTGCTCGTCGACCGGCTCGAAGTCGTGGCGCGGGCGGGCCACCCGCTTGCGGGCAGGCCGGTGCTGCGCAGCGAACTGCTGAACTACCCCTGGGCGCTGCCGCCCGCCTCGCAGAAATGGCGCCAGTCGCTCGATGACCTCTTCCTCGAGCGCGCCCTTGATCCGCCGAAGGCGCAGGTCGTCTCCAATTCGGCGGGCTATCTCGAGGCTCTGATCCGGTCTTCCGACCACATCTCCTTTCTGCCGCGCCAGCTGCTCGATCTCGAAAACGACGAAGGTCTGGTCACTCTCGACGTGGAAATGGAGACGCTTGAGCCGGAAATCACGATGACCCTGCGCGAGCGCGCCCTGCTCGATGCCTCGATCTGCGAAGTGGTCCAGGTCCTGCGCAGCATCGGTGCGGACTTCACCGGCTGA
- a CDS encoding fumarylacetoacetate hydrolase family protein, which yields MRVARVARAGGCELALVDPEAGTWRRTGIPGGGDWPFASLADRPGESFGAAEEIEWERLLPPVSARTIVGVGLNYRAHAAEQGRALPPEPRLFLKNVRSIAAPFSDLPVHPASVRLDYEAELGIVIGQEVFDPSRAEAEAAIAGWVIVQDYTLRDLVRPETLPLAKGGPGMAPLGPWFTSIEAISVSQARDLAVRCRVNGELRQDASTADMHFSPVELVHHAARFMPLGPGDVIATGSPGGSGVGMTPPRWLTRGDVVETEITGLGRLRQQVTGPVRG from the coding sequence ATGCGCGTAGCAAGAGTGGCAAGAGCGGGCGGCTGCGAACTCGCTTTGGTCGATCCCGAGGCGGGGACGTGGCGCCGCACCGGGATTCCGGGCGGCGGCGACTGGCCTTTCGCCAGTCTCGCCGACCGTCCCGGCGAAAGCTTCGGCGCCGCGGAGGAAATCGAGTGGGAGCGCCTGCTGCCTCCCGTCAGTGCGCGCACGATCGTCGGCGTCGGGCTCAACTACCGCGCCCACGCCGCCGAACAGGGCCGCGCGCTGCCGCCCGAACCCCGCCTGTTCCTCAAGAATGTGCGCAGCATCGCTGCGCCTTTCAGTGACCTGCCGGTACATCCCGCATCGGTCCGTCTCGACTATGAAGCCGAACTCGGCATCGTCATCGGACAAGAGGTGTTCGATCCATCGCGAGCCGAGGCTGAAGCCGCCATCGCGGGATGGGTTATCGTGCAGGACTACACGCTGCGCGACCTCGTCCGGCCGGAGACGCTGCCGCTTGCCAAGGGCGGGCCGGGCATGGCTCCGCTCGGGCCGTGGTTCACCTCGATCGAGGCGATCTCGGTCAGCCAGGCGCGCGATCTCGCGGTGCGCTGCCGGGTCAATGGCGAACTGCGACAGGATGCGAGCACTGCCGACATGCATTTCTCCCCGGTCGAACTCGTCCATCATGCCGCCCGTTTCATGCCGCTGGGGCCGGGCGACGTAATCGCGACCGGTTCGCCCGGCGGATCGGGGGTGGGCATGACGCCTCCGCGCTGGCTCACCCGCGGAGACGTGGTCGAGACCGAAATCACCGGGCTGGGTCGCCTGCGCCAGCAGGTGACCGGACCGGTGAGGGGATAG
- a CDS encoding NADP-dependent oxidoreductase, whose translation MSEENWIKQAPELPQTMPAAVLTGYGDPDMFRIEHVPLPSPAPHNEVLIEVKAAGVNPFEAKMRRGWLAGLFPLPLPHVLGTDLAGVVVRKGFDVSELEVGDRVYGLVDPMRQGSYAGYVAAPSYLVRRMPANLDFAEAAAVPMAACTAWYGLVDMAGIGPGSRVLIQAASGGVGAFAVQIAKARGAWVAATCSAANRAFVESLGADLVIDYATQAMSEAVSDLDVVLNCIGGETALESYKVIRRGGQLLIVLRGDQVELEARQRMMEEYGVVTREVAFSAQPQILDELRPLIEQGKIKVNLEKRLPLTEVAEAHRLLDEGGRRGKLVLDIEGAG comes from the coding sequence ATGAGCGAAGAAAACTGGATCAAGCAAGCCCCCGAATTGCCGCAGACCATGCCGGCCGCAGTTCTGACCGGATATGGCGATCCCGACATGTTCAGGATCGAGCACGTTCCCCTGCCCTCGCCCGCTCCTCACAACGAAGTACTGATCGAGGTGAAGGCGGCGGGCGTCAATCCGTTCGAAGCCAAGATGCGGCGCGGCTGGCTGGCGGGCCTGTTCCCGCTGCCCCTGCCCCATGTCCTCGGGACAGACCTTGCGGGCGTGGTCGTGCGCAAGGGCTTCGACGTGTCCGAACTGGAAGTCGGCGACCGGGTCTACGGCCTCGTCGATCCGATGCGCCAGGGCAGCTATGCGGGCTATGTCGCAGCGCCCAGCTATCTCGTGCGGCGGATGCCTGCGAATCTCGATTTCGCGGAAGCAGCGGCAGTGCCGATGGCTGCCTGTACCGCCTGGTACGGGCTTGTCGACATGGCCGGGATAGGTCCGGGCAGCCGGGTGCTCATCCAGGCCGCGTCGGGCGGGGTCGGGGCCTTCGCAGTGCAGATCGCCAAGGCGCGCGGCGCGTGGGTCGCAGCGACGTGCTCGGCTGCCAATCGCGCCTTCGTCGAGAGCCTCGGGGCGGACCTTGTCATCGACTACGCCACGCAGGCCATGTCCGAGGCGGTCTCGGATCTCGACGTCGTGCTCAACTGCATCGGCGGGGAGACCGCGCTCGAAAGCTACAAGGTGATCAGGCGCGGCGGGCAATTGCTGATCGTCCTGCGCGGCGACCAGGTCGAACTGGAGGCTCGCCAGCGGATGATGGAGGAATATGGCGTCGTCACGCGCGAGGTCGCATTCTCCGCCCAGCCGCAGATCCTCGACGAACTGCGTCCCCTGATCGAGCAGGGCAAGATCAAGGTCAACCTCGAGAAGCGCCTGCCGCTCACCGAGGTCGCCGAAGCGCACCGCCTGCTCGACGAGGGCGGACGGCGCGGCAAGCTGGTGCTGGACATCGAGGGAGCCGGATGA
- a CDS encoding MDR family NADP-dependent oxidoreductase — protein sequence MKALTLLRYPEGAPRPEDFELVELADPVPGPGEVLVKVTHLSMDPLPRVRMQAKPVMGPPMRIGAPVEGRGVGRVIDSNDPTFAEGDMVLGELGWQGLAVLPGAKLTKVRGGQPHQHLGALGPTGFAAWFVVESLAPRGGETLLVAPAAGAVGSLVCQIAAARTADLQLVGTAIGAEQADYLDGIGVTPMAADADWPGPGGIDLFVDGVGGAFHDRMLAALNPRARVLLLGFVSAYGEEGPPRYGNAGAVLLKRARMEGFLLADHMTDTPAVEAARKQLAAWLEDGTVRPAERLHHGLASAAAAFSGLFTHSPPGKQIVELEDKA from the coding sequence ATGAAGGCGCTCACTCTCCTTCGCTATCCCGAGGGCGCGCCCCGGCCGGAGGATTTCGAGCTTGTCGAGCTGGCCGACCCGGTGCCCGGGCCCGGCGAAGTGCTGGTCAAGGTCACGCATCTTTCGATGGACCCGCTGCCGCGCGTGCGGATGCAGGCGAAGCCGGTGATGGGTCCGCCGATGCGGATCGGCGCCCCGGTCGAGGGACGCGGGGTGGGGCGGGTGATTGATTCGAACGATCCCACCTTTGCCGAGGGCGACATGGTGCTCGGCGAACTGGGCTGGCAGGGCCTCGCCGTGCTGCCCGGCGCCAAGCTCACCAAGGTCAGGGGCGGCCAGCCGCACCAGCACCTGGGTGCACTCGGGCCGACCGGGTTTGCCGCCTGGTTCGTGGTCGAGAGCCTCGCTCCGCGCGGGGGCGAGACCCTGCTCGTCGCCCCCGCGGCAGGCGCCGTGGGCAGCCTGGTCTGCCAGATCGCCGCCGCCCGCACGGCGGACCTGCAGCTGGTGGGCACCGCGATCGGGGCGGAGCAGGCGGACTATCTCGACGGGATCGGGGTGACGCCGATGGCAGCGGACGCGGACTGGCCCGGCCCGGGCGGAATCGACCTCTTCGTCGATGGCGTCGGCGGGGCGTTCCACGACCGGATGCTCGCCGCGCTCAATCCGCGCGCGCGTGTGCTGCTTCTCGGATTCGTCTCCGCCTATGGCGAAGAGGGCCCGCCGCGCTACGGCAATGCCGGGGCCGTGCTGCTGAAACGGGCGCGGATGGAGGGCTTCCTGCTCGCCGACCACATGACCGACACCCCCGCCGTCGAGGCTGCGCGAAAGCAGCTTGCGGCCTGGCTCGAGGACGGCACGGTGCGCCCCGCCGAGCGATTGCACCACGGGCTCGCGAGCGCGGCCGCAGCATTTTCGGGCCTGTTCACCCACAGCCCGCCGGGCAAGCAGATCGTTGAACTGGAGGACAAGGCATGA
- a CDS encoding alpha/beta fold hydrolase — MIRRSWSRASSCPNWPDRPGMERIGDIAVRVTGEGPTVLFLHGIGGNSLNWRAQIDEFGRDFKAAAWDARGYGESGGAVRCFEQFADDAAAVIAALGSPAHVVGLSMGGRIALDLVRRHRSLVRSLTLANTSAGSSETASPEKVEAFLALRLKPLVEDGLTPADIAERIVEGVEGPNISPAAREALIDSHRRLHKDGYIAAMRAVTGFTAFPDFAAIDVPTLVLTASEDRVAPPAHARLMAGRIPGARFAEIEGSGHISNIEAPEAFNAALRDFLEAHG; from the coding sequence ATGATACGCCGGTCGTGGTCGAGGGCAAGCTCGTGCCCGAACTGGCCTGACCGGCCCGGGATGGAGCGGATCGGCGACATCGCGGTAAGGGTGACGGGCGAAGGCCCGACGGTCCTGTTCCTGCACGGGATCGGGGGCAATTCGCTGAACTGGCGCGCGCAGATCGACGAATTCGGGCGTGATTTCAAGGCCGCGGCATGGGACGCGCGCGGCTATGGCGAAAGCGGCGGCGCGGTCCGATGCTTCGAGCAATTCGCCGACGATGCCGCTGCCGTGATCGCGGCGCTGGGATCCCCGGCCCATGTCGTGGGCCTGTCGATGGGCGGACGGATTGCGCTCGACCTGGTCAGGCGACACCGTTCCCTCGTTCGCAGCCTGACGCTCGCCAACACCAGCGCAGGATCGAGCGAGACGGCCTCTCCCGAAAAGGTCGAGGCGTTCCTTGCGCTGCGCCTGAAACCGCTGGTCGAGGACGGCCTCACCCCCGCCGACATCGCCGAACGGATCGTCGAAGGGGTCGAGGGGCCGAACATTTCCCCCGCGGCGCGCGAGGCGCTGATCGACAGCCACCGCCGCCTCCACAAGGACGGCTATATCGCGGCGATGCGCGCGGTCACCGGCTTCACCGCCTTTCCCGATTTCGCCGCCATCGACGTTCCGACTCTGGTCCTCACCGCAAGCGAGGACCGCGTCGCCCCGCCCGCGCACGCCAGACTGATGGCGGGCCGAATTCCCGGCGCGCGTTTCGCCGAGATCGAGGGTTCGGGCCACATCTCCAATATCGAAGCGCCCGAAGCCTTCAACGCCGCGCTGCGCGATTTTCTCGAGGCGCACGGATGA
- a CDS encoding 2-keto-4-pentenoate hydratase produces the protein MKPADIERWSEALAPQRLIGGTVPDPPGPISLEAGYLLAAKGADTLGSPAGWKIGATSAGAMEFLKVSEPIMGRLFSQRIWHDGERADLSGDRPAEAEPEIAFLLAHPLEAGDDPLAAIGEARAAAEIVRPSHDEPFRLGAGFIVADNAAGLGALIGPPIPLGRLSEPETIAVTIEVRGGGRCTGSADAVLGNPLEALRWLAARLGRIPAGSWVLSGAMARAIPLDSPAGEGELTLDAGEFGKARLAY, from the coding sequence ATGAAACCGGCGGATATCGAACGATGGAGCGAGGCGCTCGCCCCGCAGCGGCTGATCGGCGGAACGGTGCCCGACCCGCCCGGTCCGATTTCGCTCGAGGCGGGATACCTGCTGGCCGCGAAAGGGGCGGACACGCTCGGCAGCCCGGCAGGCTGGAAGATCGGCGCGACGAGCGCGGGGGCGATGGAATTCCTGAAGGTAAGCGAGCCGATCATGGGCAGGCTCTTTTCGCAGCGCATTTGGCACGACGGCGAAAGGGCCGACCTTTCTGGCGACCGCCCGGCCGAAGCCGAGCCGGAGATCGCCTTTCTCCTTGCGCACCCGCTGGAGGCGGGAGACGACCCGCTTGCCGCTATCGGCGAGGCGCGCGCGGCAGCCGAAATCGTGCGCCCCTCGCATGACGAACCCTTCCGCCTCGGCGCAGGTTTCATCGTCGCGGACAACGCCGCCGGGCTCGGCGCGCTCATCGGACCGCCGATCCCGCTCGGGCGGCTGTCCGAGCCCGAAACGATCGCGGTGACCATCGAAGTGAGGGGCGGCGGACGCTGCACGGGAAGCGCGGATGCGGTCCTGGGCAACCCGCTGGAGGCGCTTCGCTGGCTCGCCGCGCGGCTCGGGCGGATACCCGCCGGTTCATGGGTCTTGAGCGGGGCGATGGCCCGCGCGATCCCGCTCGACAGCCCTGCGGGCGAGGGCGAGCTTACCCTCGATGCGGGCGAGTTCGGCAAGGCGCGCCTCGCCTATTGA
- a CDS encoding FAD-binding oxidoreductase: MATAAQDPGRAEPAAALAALEGRFRDRLQLGQAIREQHGAIEGMVGGGIPDAVLFAASTEDVAAAVALCAQHGLPVIAHGAGSSLEGQLAAVHGGLSIDLTQMNRVLEINQGDLDVRVEAGVTREALNEELRDQGLFFPLDPGANATLGGMAATRASGTNAVRYGTMREVTLGLTVVTATGEIIRTGTRARKSAAGYDLTRLFVGSEGTLGIITELSLRVFGIPEEIASAVVQFDELAPAVEAVMLMMQLGLPLARIELLDEVQMGACIAFSDLTEFRAAPTLFIEFHGSPAAVAEQVETVRSMVDDFGGGDLMFATQTEDRNRLWKARHNAWFAAKSLRPGAEAFATDACVPISRLAEAVAAAKTEADAAGLVAPLVGHVGDGNFHMLLLFDPASPEEEKRAHALSDAIARIAIGLGGTATGEHGIGLHKLSTMETEHGAGSLKVMAQIKQALDPLGILNPGKTVPSP; this comes from the coding sequence ATGGCGACCGCCGCCCAGGATCCGGGCCGCGCCGAGCCTGCCGCCGCGCTCGCCGCGCTGGAAGGCCGTTTCCGCGACCGGCTCCAGCTTGGGCAGGCGATCCGCGAACAGCACGGCGCGATCGAGGGCATGGTGGGCGGGGGCATCCCCGACGCGGTGCTGTTCGCTGCCTCGACCGAGGATGTCGCGGCGGCCGTCGCATTGTGCGCGCAGCACGGCCTGCCGGTCATCGCCCACGGCGCGGGCAGCAGCCTCGAAGGGCAGCTCGCTGCGGTGCACGGGGGTCTGTCGATCGACCTCACGCAGATGAACCGGGTGCTGGAGATCAACCAGGGCGATCTCGACGTTCGGGTCGAGGCCGGCGTCACGCGCGAGGCCCTGAACGAGGAACTGCGCGATCAGGGCCTGTTCTTCCCGCTCGATCCCGGCGCCAACGCGACGCTCGGCGGAATGGCCGCGACCCGCGCCAGCGGGACCAACGCCGTGCGCTACGGCACCATGCGCGAGGTCACGCTCGGCCTCACCGTCGTCACCGCCACCGGCGAGATCATCCGCACCGGCACGCGCGCGCGCAAGTCTGCGGCAGGCTATGACCTCACGCGGCTGTTCGTCGGGTCCGAGGGCACGCTCGGCATCATCACCGAATTGTCGCTGCGCGTCTTCGGCATCCCCGAGGAAATCGCGAGCGCGGTGGTCCAGTTCGACGAGCTCGCCCCCGCGGTAGAGGCGGTCATGCTCATGATGCAGCTGGGCCTGCCGCTCGCGCGGATCGAATTGCTCGACGAGGTGCAGATGGGCGCCTGCATCGCCTTTTCGGACCTCACCGAATTCCGCGCCGCGCCGACCCTGTTCATCGAATTCCACGGATCGCCCGCGGCCGTGGCCGAACAGGTCGAGACCGTGCGCTCGATGGTCGACGATTTCGGCGGCGGCGACCTGATGTTCGCGACCCAGACCGAGGATCGCAATCGCTTGTGGAAGGCGCGGCACAACGCCTGGTTCGCGGCCAAGTCGCTGCGTCCGGGCGCGGAAGCCTTCGCGACCGATGCCTGCGTCCCTATCTCGCGGCTCGCCGAAGCCGTCGCCGCGGCGAAAACAGAAGCGGATGCCGCCGGCCTCGTCGCGCCGCTGGTCGGCCATGTCGGCGACGGCAATTTCCACATGCTCCTGCTGTTCGATCCCGCATCGCCCGAAGAGGAAAAGCGCGCTCATGCATTGTCGGATGCCATCGCCCGGATCGCGATTGGCCTCGGCGGCACCGCTACGGGCGAGCACGGGATCGGCCTTCACAAGCTTTCGACCATGGAAACCGAGCATGGTGCAGGTTCGCTCAAGGTCATGGCGCAGATCAAGCAGGCGCTCGATCCGCTTGGCATCCTCAATCCGGGCAAGACCGTTCCGAGCCCCTGA
- a CDS encoding acyl-CoA dehydrogenase family protein — MNFNFTEEQDMVRDGLSRLVREQYDWETRRAAIASDKGWRPEIWSQLAELGILGMPFSEEEGGFGGGAVDAMIVMEEFGKGLVVEPFVPTVVCAGGFLKHAGTAAQKEEHIGGIVNGSRVFAFAHAEPRGRYDYADLETTAKKDGEGYVLSGHKAVVIGAPWASHLIVTARTSGERRDRDGVSVFVIAKDTAGVVTRDYETVDGRRASEVYFENAAIPADALIGEEGAALPLIERVTDEAIAASCAEACGAMKVAHAMTLEYSKQRKQFGVPIGKFQVLQHRMVDMYTAYEQSVSLTYLATLRLDAEESERKRAVSAAKVGVGQAARLIGQEAVQIHGGNGVTDEYAIGHYFKRLTIFESEFGDVDHHMKRHVSLASQR, encoded by the coding sequence GTGAATTTCAATTTCACCGAAGAACAGGACATGGTGCGCGACGGCCTGTCCCGGCTGGTGCGCGAGCAGTATGACTGGGAAACCCGCCGTGCCGCGATCGCCAGCGATAAGGGCTGGCGACCGGAAATTTGGTCGCAGCTGGCCGAGCTCGGCATTCTCGGCATGCCCTTCAGCGAGGAGGAGGGCGGCTTCGGCGGCGGCGCGGTCGATGCGATGATCGTGATGGAGGAATTCGGCAAGGGGCTCGTCGTCGAACCCTTCGTGCCGACCGTCGTGTGCGCGGGCGGTTTCCTCAAGCACGCCGGCACCGCCGCGCAGAAGGAAGAGCATATCGGCGGGATCGTCAATGGCAGCCGCGTCTTCGCCTTCGCCCATGCCGAACCGCGCGGGCGATATGACTATGCCGATCTCGAAACGACCGCGAAGAAGGACGGCGAGGGCTATGTCCTCAGCGGCCACAAGGCGGTCGTGATCGGGGCGCCCTGGGCAAGCCACCTGATCGTCACCGCGCGCACTTCAGGCGAACGGCGCGACCGAGACGGCGTTTCGGTCTTCGTCATCGCCAAGGACACCGCCGGAGTGGTCACGCGCGATTATGAAACGGTCGATGGCCGCCGCGCCTCGGAAGTCTATTTCGAAAACGCGGCGATCCCCGCCGACGCCCTGATCGGCGAAGAAGGCGCCGCCCTGCCGCTGATCGAGCGGGTGACCGACGAAGCCATTGCCGCGTCTTGCGCGGAAGCCTGCGGAGCGATGAAGGTCGCCCATGCGATGACGCTCGAATATTCGAAGCAGCGCAAGCAGTTCGGCGTGCCGATCGGCAAGTTCCAGGTGCTCCAGCATCGCATGGTCGACATGTACACCGCCTACGAACAGTCGGTCTCGCTGACCTATCTCGCCACCCTGCGGCTCGATGCGGAAGAGAGCGAGCGCAAGCGCGCGGTATCGGCGGCGAAGGTCGGCGTCGGGCAGGCAGCGCGGCTGATCGGACAGGAAGCGGTCCAGATCCACGGCGGCAACGGCGTGACCGACGAATATGCGATCGGGCATTATTTCAAGCGGCTGACCATCTTCGAATCCGAATTCGGCGATGTCGACCACCACATGAAGCGCCACGTTTCGCTCGCTTCGCAGCGCTAG
- a CDS encoding acyl-CoA dehydrogenase family protein, with the protein MNLEFTPEEQAFREEVRAFIEENHPKHLEGMGNREDMSPEEMTAWHKILGKKGWSAPAWPVEYGGTGWTPTQRYIWSEENARVGTFMPLPFGVSMVGPVIYTFGNDEQKQRHLPGILSGDVWWCQGYSEPGAGSDLASLKTTAVRDGDHYVVNGQKTWTTLAQHADWGFFLVRTDTEAAKPQEGISFLLIDMKSPGVEVKPIKLLDGGHEVNETWLTDVRVPVENLVGEENKGWTYAKFLLAHERSGIAGVARSKRGVEKLRDIAASETLDGKPLIQDYDFARKMSQLEIDLAALEITELRTLANEQAGKGPGPESSILKIKGTEIQQRLTELTLEAVGTYGTPLYGNIANVPGDAGSNQYPVGPDHAQHAAATYFNMRKTSIYGGSNEIQRNIITKMILGL; encoded by the coding sequence ATGAACCTTGAATTCACGCCGGAAGAGCAGGCCTTTCGCGAAGAGGTCCGCGCCTTCATCGAGGAAAACCACCCCAAGCATCTCGAGGGCATGGGCAACCGCGAGGACATGTCGCCCGAAGAGATGACGGCGTGGCACAAGATCCTTGGCAAGAAAGGCTGGTCTGCGCCCGCCTGGCCGGTCGAATATGGCGGGACGGGCTGGACCCCGACCCAGCGTTACATCTGGTCCGAGGAAAACGCGCGCGTCGGCACCTTCATGCCGCTGCCCTTCGGCGTTTCGATGGTCGGCCCCGTGATCTACACCTTCGGCAACGACGAGCAGAAGCAAAGGCACCTGCCGGGCATCCTGAGCGGCGACGTATGGTGGTGCCAGGGCTATTCCGAGCCGGGCGCAGGGTCCGATCTCGCCAGCCTCAAGACGACTGCGGTGCGCGACGGCGATCATTACGTCGTCAACGGCCAGAAGACCTGGACCACGCTCGCCCAGCATGCCGACTGGGGCTTCTTCCTGGTGCGCACCGACACGGAGGCGGCCAAGCCGCAGGAAGGCATCAGCTTCCTTCTCATCGACATGAAATCGCCGGGCGTCGAGGTGAAGCCGATCAAGCTGCTCGACGGCGGGCACGAGGTCAACGAGACATGGCTGACCGATGTCCGCGTCCCGGTCGAGAACCTCGTCGGCGAAGAGAACAAGGGCTGGACCTATGCCAAGTTCCTGCTCGCCCATGAACGCAGCGGCATTGCGGGCGTCGCCCGTTCGAAGCGCGGCGTGGAAAAGCTGCGCGATATCGCCGCATCCGAAACGCTCGATGGAAAGCCGCTGATCCAGGACTATGATTTCGCGCGCAAGATGAGCCAGCTCGAAATCGACCTCGCCGCGCTCGAGATCACCGAATTGCGGACCCTCGCCAACGAACAGGCGGGCAAGGGCCCGGGGCCGGAAAGCTCCATCCTCAAGATCAAGGGCACCGAAATCCAGCAGCGCCTGACCGAGCTCACGCTCGAGGCGGTTGGCACTTACGGAACGCCTCTTTACGGCAATATCGCGAACGTGCCGGGCGATGCAGGGTCGAACCAGTACCCGGTCGGCCCCGACCATGCCCAGCACGCCGCCGCGACCTATTTCAACATGCGCAAGACATCGATCTATGGCGGGTCGAACGAGATCCAGCGCAACATCATCACGAAAATGATCCTCGGCCTTTAA